Below is a window of Sulfurimonas sp. DNA.
TGCACTTAGCTATATATATTTAAAAACAGGGAAAATAACATCTGCTGGAAAAATGATTCAAAACACTACAGATATGTTTCCAGCAGAAGTTTATAAACCATACCCTCTAAAAGTTAAACTAAAAGATGAACTATTTGATCCGCAAAAGGCTCAAATAAGTTATATTGATGATCTAAAAAATAGCCTTCTTGTTAAATATAGCAAAATATTTTATTTCTCTCCATATAAAATATTTAATGCCAATGCTACGATCGACTATATTAGAAAAGGGAATACAAACATATACATTGACAATGTTGATAGTGCTAAAAAATACCTTCAAAAAAGTAAATCGACATCTAGCGTAAACAAAGGTATAATCCAGGCAATAAAATTAGCATTATCGTTTGATATAAGAGATGCTAACAGCAAGCTAAAACAGCTAGTAAAACTTCAACCTAAACACTCAATACTTCATTATAATTTAGCTCTTACATATGCTCAAATGGGTGATATCAAAAATGCGTATGAGCACTTTAAAAAATCTTTCCATTTAGATGCTAAAAACTATGCATCCGGTATATATGCGTCTATGTGTGCGCAATTACTTGATATAGATGATAAAAAACTTGTAAATGTTTTAAAGGAATCTATGATTTTAGAAAACGATTCTGAAGATATGCAATTTTACAGAACTCTTATGTTTATTTCTGAAAACAACTCTATAAGCGCTGCTGAATGGTTGTATAATAATTACAAACAAAGACCTATTTATATAGCATTACAGGCTATTATAGCATCAGATGTCGGTAATGAAAGACTGTTGAAACAAGCTGTAACAAACTTGGTTGCACTATTTCCAAATGATATACTTCCACATATTATGTATACAGATGCTTACTATAGTGATTTAAAAACTAAAAAATATTCTTTTGAGGTACAAAACTATTACAGAGAGCAAAAATTTGATTATAAAGATCTCTTTTACGGTCCTTTTATAACAAGACATCTTTATGCTCAGCAAGCATTAATTACAGGAAATTTATACTTTGTAAGAAAACTGCTAAGAGATGAGTTAGAAACTACACAGAAATATACACATGAGCTTACAAGTGCTTTAGCTCTTACATCTTTATATGATAAAGCATACGAAGAGTCTTATGTACTTTACAACAATCTTATAGATGGATTAAAAGTAACAGATTCATATACTCTGTATCTAGGTGCAGTAGCTTCTACAGCAGCAGATCACAGTGCCAATGCAATAGCACTACTAGAGCTTTCTAAAATGAAAAATAAAACGTTTAAAGAGAGCCGTTATGCACTTGGTTTATTATACCTGCAGACCCAAAATAATGAGGGAGCATCGATTCAGTTAAAGACGATTGGTGATTCTGGATTTAAATCCAAATACTTTACATTTGATATAGATGCAGACAAACTCTACACACAAAAAGTTTTAGCTAAGAAAGATAAGCAATAATAGACTCACATCCTTTAAGCTCATCTCCAATATTAACATTAACTTTTGAGCCTTTTGGCAGAATAATTTTTGTTATACCTTTTGGCATAACACCATATCTAAAACCTTGAATAAGTTTTTGAGACTCACTTAAATCATGTGAGATATTTGCAAAGTTTAATGTGCTTAGATGTGAAATACTAATAACTCTTTTTTGTTCATCTTCAAAATCTATAGTAAGCTTTTCATTTAGTATCTCTGACTTTGAAGAGTTTTTTCCCAAAGATGAACCTCTAATAGCTTTAATGTTTTTTACAACACAAGAGATAGGTACTCTAAGAACAGAAACATCGTGGTAAGAGCTCTCTATAGTTAAAATTGTAGAGTTTTTATCCTCTTGCAGATCTGAAACATTTCCATCTACGGGGCTAACAACTCCACCCTTTTCCAAGGCCATTATCTGACGCTCAGGATTTCTGTAGATATATATAAAAAACATAATACCTACAAATGCGAAAAACTGTAAAAACTCTAAATCTAAAAAACCTAATACTAAAAAAAGTACAACTGCGTATGCTATATAGTTCCAACCCTCTTTAGATATAGGGAATAGATTATTTTTCATCATCTTTATTCTCTTTTTCGCTCATTGTAGCATCTTGTTCAAGTTCATCTTTTATCTCATTGATATGTTCCTGAACTTTAGATTCGATGCCGTTTTCTTTTTCAAAATTTAATATGATCTCTCTAACTTCTTCACCTGTAATATTCTCTTTTTTGTAAAGAAGTTTAACCATATCTTCTATTGCGCCTTTATACTCTTCAAGTCTAGCTACAACAGCACTGTAATGTTCATCTAACGAAGCTTTGATAAACTCGTCCGCTTCTTGAGCCAGTTTATCACTGTATTCACGAGCTGCACCACCTTGAGGTCCTAAGAAAGACTGGCGTGATTTTTCCATTACCATTAGCCCTGCAACATCTGTCATACCGTATGTTTGAACCATAGACTTGATTATATCTGTTGCACGTTCTAAGTCATTCCCAGCACCTGTTGAGATCTCACCGATGAAAACCTGCTCAGCCGCACGACCACCAAGAAGTACATCTACTTCAGCCCATAGTTCATGGCGTTGCATCATAAACTTGTCTTCTTCAGGTTTATTTAGTGTATATCCTAAAGCTGCAAGTCCACGTGGTACAATAGATACTTTAGACACTTGTTTAGCACCTTTTGTAGTCTCTGCTAAAAGAGCATGACCACTCTCATGATAAGCTACTATTTTTTTCTCTTTTGGATTGATACGGCGAGATTTTTTCGCTAAACCAGCAAGCGCACGCTCAACTGATTCAAACAGATCTTGCTGCTTAACT
It encodes the following:
- a CDS encoding tetratricopeptide repeat protein — its product is MAEELEEIIIIEDDDVAKEDELSTPDDSDKKKKIIIFSAISAVLIVIIILSLVVALSSEKKDITQYNLDSIETRLDKDKQKKQSAEITKLENMIAKAAYLYENGSQAKALHLYEKIAQYSESISQYNLGVAQLKNKQYDTALQTFAKAIENGEKRCVSAINAAVCSLHLKDEKRFNYYIDLAYAFLPNESSSPLYSYYYSLVQYYKQNYLEALSALNNPTTKEYPNIQKHLSAKINALYDNNYVAIEKLENKYNKKDSLSLGLLYARIGDLPLAQKYLQEAMSNNIEPVKSAVALSYIYLKTGKITSAGKMIQNTTDMFPAEVYKPYPLKVKLKDELFDPQKAQISYIDDLKNSLLVKYSKIFYFSPYKIFNANATIDYIRKGNTNIYIDNVDSAKKYLQKSKSTSSVNKGIIQAIKLALSFDIRDANSKLKQLVKLQPKHSILHYNLALTYAQMGDIKNAYEHFKKSFHLDAKNYASGIYASMCAQLLDIDDKKLVNVLKESMILENDSEDMQFYRTLMFISENNSISAAEWLYNNYKQRPIYIALQAIIASDVGNERLLKQAVTNLVALFPNDILPHIMYTDAYYSDLKTKKYSFEVQNYYREQKFDYKDLFYGPFITRHLYAQQALITGNLYFVRKLLRDELETTQKYTHELTSALALTSLYDKAYEESYVLYNNLIDGLKVTDSYTLYLGAVASTAADHSANAIALLELSKMKNKTFKESRYALGLLYLQTQNNEGASIQLKTIGDSGFKSKYFTFDIDADKLYTQKVLAKKDKQ
- a CDS encoding phosphatidylserine decarboxylase, with translation MKNNLFPISKEGWNYIAYAVVLFLVLGFLDLEFLQFFAFVGIMFFIYIYRNPERQIMALEKGGVVSPVDGNVSDLQEDKNSTILTIESSYHDVSVLRVPISCVVKNIKAIRGSSLGKNSSKSEILNEKLTIDFEDEQKRVISISHLSTLNFANISHDLSESQKLIQGFRYGVMPKGITKIILPKGSKVNVNIGDELKGCESIIAYLS